The proteins below are encoded in one region of Apium graveolens cultivar Ventura chromosome 4, ASM990537v1, whole genome shotgun sequence:
- the LOC141717402 gene encoding bidirectional sugar transporter N3-like, producing the protein MAGLSPHWTLAFGLLGNVVSFMVFLAPIPTFYKVYKKKSTEGFQSVPYVVGLFSAMLWIYYALLKSNAFLLITINSVGCVIQTIYIVIFLCYATKTAKLQTVKLLVGMNVIGFGMIIGLTQFVAKGAVSRVTIVGWICLVFSLCVFVAPLGVVRQVIRTKSVEYMPFLLSLFLTLSAVMWFFYGLLLKDINIAVPNVLGFTFGIIQMVLYMMYKDVKKVDTKSEKLPEFHQDQVIVLDEQKFPELAEQIIDVMKLSALACAEMKPMATPTRCGDEAPAVVVPPPALPVQPVAVA; encoded by the exons ATGGCTGGCTTATCTCCTCACTGGACTCTTGCATTTGGCCTTCTTG GTAATGTTGTCTCCTTCATGGTGTTCCTAGCACCGAT CCCAACATTCTATAAAGTTTACAAAAAGAAATCAACCGAAGGGTTTCAATCAGTTCCGTACGTGGTTGGATTATTCAGTGCCATGCTTTGGATCTATTACGCCTTGCTCAAGTCCAACGCTTTCCTTCTCATCACCATTAACTCTGTTGGCTGTGTCATTCAGACCATTTACATTGTCATCTTCCTCTGTTATGCTACCAAGACTGCCAAG CTTCAAACTGTTAAGCTATTGGTTGGGATGAATGTAATTGGATTCGGAATGATAATTGGGCTCACTCAATTTGTGGCAAAAGGAGCTGTCAGCCGTGTGACAATTGTAGGTTGGATATGCCTCGTATTTTCCCTGTGCGTGTTCGTTGCACCTCTTGGTGTAGTG AGACAAGTAATCCGAACAAAGAGTGTGGAGTACATGCCATTTCTCCTATCTTTATTCCTCACCTTAAGTGCTGTTATGTGGTTCTTCTACGGCCTTCTTCTTAAAGATATCAACATTGCT GTTCCAAATGTGCTGGGATTCACCTTCGGCATAATTCAAATGGTGCTCTACATGATGTACAAAGATGTGAAGAAAGTCGACACCAAGTCCGAAAAACTCCCAGAATTTCATCAAGACCAGGTTATAGTTCTGGATGAACAGAAATTCCCAGAATTGGCAGAACAGATTATTGACGTGATGAAGCTGAGCGCACTCGCCTGTGCCGAGATGAAGCCGATGGCAACTCCGACTCGCTGCGGAGACGAAGCTCCAGCTGTGGTGGTGCCTCCACCAGCATTGCCAGTGCAACCGGTGGCCGTGGCATGA